A region of the Bryobacteraceae bacterium genome:
GATGACGATCAACATGAACCCGGGCACGGTGACGGACACGATCTATGTGCGGGTGTGCCGCTCGGCGACGCAGACGACGTCGGCGGACTGTTCGTCGGGGACGCAGTCGGTGACGGTAACTGCAGCGGCGCCGGTGCCCAGTCTGACAGCATATGTGACGACCCCCTCGTCCCCTGCTTCTGGCCAGCCGTTCACCATCAACCTGACCGGCAACAATTTTGATCCGGCTTTGGCGCAGATTCTGTTTACTGGCCTAGGCTGCAGCCCGTGCGTGGTCTCCAACAGCTCACTGACCACCAAGAGCTCGACGCTTCTCATCGGCCCGGCAACCCTGGGCTCGGCAGGGACCTATACGGTCACCGTCCGCAATGGCGCCAGCGGACCGGTCTCCAACGGGCTGCCGTTGACCGTAGGCGGGGTGACGCCTTCGCTAACCAGCTTCTCGACCAGCCCCAGCCCGCCCGTGGCCGGCCAGCCGTTCACGCTGACTCTGAACGGCAGCAACTTCGATCCTGCTCTCGCGCAGATCGTCATTTACGGCACAGGGTGTGGCCCGTGCGTCATTCCGAACGGCTCTCTCACGACGAAAACCACGACACAGATCGCCGGCCCGGTGACGCTGACCAGTTCGGGAAGTTTTGACATCCGGGCGCAGAACGGGTCTGGTGGAGGGCTGTCGAATACCTTAACGCTGGTTCTGGGCACTCCCGCGCCGACTCTGACCATGCTGGGCACCACGCCGACGTCCCCTGCTCCTGGCCAGCCGTTCACCATCAACCTGACCGGCAACAATTTTGATCCGGCTTTGGCGCAGATTCTGTTTACTGGCCCAGGCTGCAGCCCGTGCGTGGTCTCCAACAGCTCACTGACCACCAAGAGCTCGACGCTTCTCATCGGCCCGGCAACCCTGGGCTCGGCAGGGACCTATACGGTCACCGTCCGCAATGGCGCCAGCGGACCGGTCTCCAACGGGCTGCCGTTGACCGTAGGCGGGGTGACGCCTTCGCTAACCAGCTTCTCGACCAGCCCCAGCCCGCCCGTGGCCGGCCAGCCGTTCACGCTGACTCTGAACGGCAGCAACTTCGATCCTGCTCTCGCGCAGATCGTCATTTACGGCACAGGGTGTGGCCCGTGCGTCATTCCGAACGGCTCTCTCACGACGAAAACCACGACACAGATCGCCGGCCCGGTGACGCTGACCAGTTCGGGAAGTTTTGACATCCGGGCGCAGAACGGGTCTGGTGGAGGGCTGTCGAATACCTTAACGCTGGTTCTGGGCACTCCCGCGCCGACTCTGACCATGCTGGGCACCACGCCGACGTCCCCTGCTCCTGGCCAGCCGTTCACCATCAACCTGACCGGCAACAATTTTGATCCGGCTTTGGCGCAGATTCTGTTTACTGGCCCAGGCTGCAGCCCGTGCGTGGTCTCCAACAGCTCACTGACCACCAAGAGCTCGACGCTTCTCATCGGCCCGGCAACCCTGGGCTCGGCAGGGACTTACACAGTGACCGTTCGAAATGGGTCTGGGGGACTGGTTTCCAATGCGCTGTCGCTGACGGTCAACGCGGTTGTACCGGCGTCGCCATCGATTCAGTCTCTCAGCAGACCGAGTATCGATCAGGGGTTTAGTTATGCAGAGGTGAGCATTTACGGCAGTGGCTTCACGGCACAAAGCTACCATCAATTTTCCATCGACAACGGGGCTACCTGGGATTGGGCCGTGTCGCCCCCGACCTACGACGGGCCCACAGCCCTGACCATCGCCGTGGCGAACCAGATCCCGCGCACGGTTCTTGTGCGTGTGTGCGCCTCGAAAGGCAATGGTACCGCCTGTTCGAACAGTCTCCCGATCACGGTGGTTCCTCCATCGGCTCCGGTGCTGCAAAGCTATTCGAGTTCTGCCTCTCAAGGCGCGGCTTTTGTCTTTGCCGGGATCGGATATACTCCCAAGGGCGCTGTCCGGCGCATCCTGCAAGGGGGCGGGAATGTTTCGCGCGATTTGGGGACCATCAGCGCAGATTACACCGGACGCGTGGATTGGACGTGGGCAACCTCATGTTCAGACGCCGCTGGCTCATACGTTGCGAGGGCCATCGACCTGGCCGCCAACCGCGAAGCGCAGGCGACCGTGTCGCTCACAGCATCCGCCTCCTGCAGCCTGTCGCCGAAACTTGAGTTCATCACAGGTCAGCCTCTGCTGGGGAACACCTTGGTGATTGAGGGCGCCAATTTTACACCCAACGGGCAGGTCCGCCGCTTCGTAACAGCGCCAAACAGGGCTACTCAGGAGATCGATCCGGCTCAAGCCGACGGCTCAGGAAGATGGACGTGGAACTTCGTTACGAACTGCGCGGATCCCGCGGGGACGTGGGCGCTGGTCGCCCTCGATGTGGGCAGGAGCCTATCCAGTAACGTGCTCTCTGCGCCGCTGTCAATGAACCCTTCATGTCCAGCCCAGCCAGACCTCACCGACCGGGCCGAGCTGGTTTCCGAAAGCGGCCCAACTTCTCCACTGAGCGCCGGATCCACTTTTGTGCAGGAGTGGGTTCTCCGCAATACCGGAACGACATCGTGGGATTCCAGATACCGGCTCGAGTATGTCTCCGGCGACGCCGGTTGCCCACGTTCATCGGTGGCCGTGAAGTCCCCTGTGCCGCCTGGCGGCACCTATCGATTCAGCCTCACGTGCTCAGTTCCGCCATACAACGGCGCAATCTCCGAGTCATGGCAGTTCACGGGCCCGCAGGGAACCATTCCGATCGGGCAGGCAGAACGCCTCTGGTTGAGGCTGTCCGTATCCGCACCGGCATCGCTCGTTTTTTCGCAAAAATCTGTTTTATTCACATATAAGGCCGGAGACGAACACCCACCCCTGCCTGCTGTCATCACCTTGACGAGTTCAGCCGGGAACGTCCCTTATGAAATCCAAATTCAACCGCCCGGTGTGGCCTGGCTAAAGGTGGACAGGAAGGGATCATCAACGCCCGACACTCTCAAGCTCAGTGTGAAGACGGGGTTGCCTCCCGGGGAATATAGTGCTTCCGTGCGCGCTGTTTCTGGTACATCAGTACCGGCAGAGTTAGCGATCCACTTAAAGGTTACAGAATACGCTCCATTCATCGGGGGTGTGCCCTCCGGGCAGCTCATTTTGTTGGGGTGGCTCGATCCTGCACGAGATACGATTGTCCTCACCCACGGCCTTCAGACGGAAAATGAGGCAAACTGGGAGGATAAACTCTGGACTGGAGTGCAGCTCAAGCAGGCAACTGCTCTTCTTGTAAAGAGGCTACACGGTCGACCCGTGAATATCGTCCGATTTCTTTGGGGCGGTGCCAGGCAAGGCCCGATCGGTTATCCCGCAGCAAAAGCTTTTGCCCCTCCTTCCGGGATCGTGCTTGCGAGCCGTCTCATTCAGGGGCTGTGTCCCGACTTTTCGAGAACGGGGGTTTGCACATACAACAGGAGGATTCACTTCATCGGACATTCACTGGGGACAATTGTAAACGCTCACGCGGCCAAAGCATTTCTCGAAGTTGCCAATCAGATCGCACAAGCACAATTTACCACCCTGGACATGCCGCAAAATCTTGTATCACTTCTTCCTGACGCCTACACAGGTTATTCGAGCGAATTTTTGGCAAGTATTCTTCCTCTTGACAAATTGCGCGGGCGATTAATTCTCGAAAATTATTTTAGCAGGAGTGGACTTACTGGTGTCGGTGATTTTGTAACTGGTGCACACTATAATGTGGAACTCAACGACCCGGACCGATTAGATGCAATATTCCTCGAGGGTGGCCTCTCTGGCTTTAGCGCGCATAGCGGTGTCCACCAATGGTATCGCTGGACGATCTGGCCGAAATTGCCGATAGACTCGTTTAGTGCAAAGGACGACGTATGCCCGGATTGGCAAAAGGCTGTCTACAACTGGTTTGATCCCAAAACTGAGGAAGACCTGATTGCAGTGCAACATATTACAAATAACCATAGCCTCAATCCGTGCCAGTACGGCTTTAATACTTCAATTATTCTCGACGACCACACTGATGCTACTTCATCGAACGATAAGCAGGGTGGACGTCTCACCAATGAATTCTCTTGGATGCCTCTCTATGCGGGGACGTCGCTGAGCACTTCGCCGTCCTACGCGAACTGCGCAGTTCAAACCCGCCTGGCGACCGGTGCCCCGGTTGGCGGCATGAGATCGGTGATCGAATCCATCTCTTGTCGAGGCGATCAGTCCGCCTACTCTGCTTTGCCTATTTATATTCCCCCGGGAGCAACTGCGATCTCCTTCAAGGTTACGGTGGATTCACCGGCAGAAGGCGACCGGGCGGTTGTGGCCGTAGACAATCAACCGATCTGGGTGCTGGATTCAGGCTCGATCCTGCCTGGCTTTGAATTTGAAGCGGGGCCGATTCCGGTCGATAATCTCACTGGGCAGCGCGTGCTGACCGTCTCTTTAGTAAAAGAGGGTAACCAAAACAACGTGGCGTTTCAGCTGAAGGATTTTCAGGTTCAGGTGCGGACTGTGGCCACCATACCGGCGATGCTCTCTGCTTCCGTCGTCCGGCCCGATAGTCTACAGGCTGGCCAGCAAGGTGCACAGATGCAGATTGTAGTGACCAATGCCCGCGATGCCGGCCCAACCGCTGGCGAAGTAAGCGTCGACCTGCTCTTGCCTGCCGGGCTCGACTTGGTCTCCGCCTCGGGCGCTGGATGGAATTGCGTGCGCAATCGGTGTGTGCGTTCAGACTCTTTGGCGGCCGGGTTCAATTACCCGCCCATCGTCGTTGTTGCGAACGTTTCATCCTCGGTTGCCAGCCCTGCCGTGGTCCTCGTGAGCACAAGCGGCGGCGGCTCTGCTGGTTCGATGACCCGTGAATCGATTCCCGTCGCTGGAGCCAGCGGCGGGTCGTATGGAAACTCAGCGGACGATGCATTTGTGCCCCTTGTGCTCCCCCAACTCGCTTACGGGGGCGGCTGGCAAACAGCACTGTACTTCTATAACAGCAATCCGTCTGCTGTGAGTTTCCCTCTCAACTTCATCAGCCGGACAGGCGGGCCGCTGGAGGTACCGTTGGCCGGGCTGGGTCCAACCAGCTCCCGGATCCTGACATTGGGAGCCGGAAGTACAACCGTGCTCGTCGCGCCAAATGTCGGGGAACTTGTGCAAGGTTGGGTGGAGACGGCTCTGCCTTCCGGAGTCAATGCTTACGCGGTTTTCCGGCAGTCCGTGCCGGGGCGCCCTGATCAGGAGGCCGTCGTGCTGTTCGAGCCCAGGTCCAGTCGAACGGCTGACTTCGCCTTTGACGACGAACGCCAGATCACAGCGGTCTCCATCGTGAATCCGGCTTTGCAATCGGCGACAGTGAAGGCATCCGCATACGGTGCTGACAACCGCCTCCTCGGAAGTGCAGATTTGCCGATTGGGCCCCGATCCAAGCTGGAGTCTGCGCTCAGGGAGCTCCCTGGCCTTGGAAGGGTGGCCGGGCGAATCGGTCGCGTACGAATCGAATCGGACAAGGATTCGATCGCGGTGCTAGGGCTCCGCTTCGGAGGAGAGGCCGTGACGACTATCCCCGTAGCGCAGAGCGGCGGCACTCAGACGCCATCGGGACGGTTCGTGTTGCCACAGGTCGCTTTTGGAGGCGGTTGGACGACGGAAATGTATTTTACGAACACCTCAAATACCGTTGCGAATGTCCCGGTGAACTTCTTCAGTGATAGGGGGACTGCTTTGAGCGTTCCGATGCAGGGCAGTCAGTCTTCCTCGTACAACATGACGCTTCGTGCAGGCGAGACGATGCGCCTGACTGTGTCAGGCACGGAAAGCCTAACACAAGGTTGGGCGGAGGCAAGTCTGCCACCAGGAGTCATTGGATATGCCGTCTTCCGTCAGACCGTACCCGGAAGAGCTGACCAGGAGGCAGTGGTTCCACTCACCAGGGCGGACGGCCGAGAGGCTCAATTTGCTTTTGATGACGCTGGCTTGACCACCACGGTGGCGCTTCTTAATCCGGCCTACTCGGCGGTCTGGATTGCCGTTACGGCCTACGGCGAGGATGGACAGCTACTTGCCGCTACGCAGCTGAATTTGCCGGCGCTTTCCAAACAGGCGTACATTTTGAGGAACCTTCCCGGATTGTCGATGCTGACCGGAAAGCGCGGACGCATAAAAATTCAGGTCATGTCGCTGGGAACGATTTCTGCGCTCGGGTTCCGTTTCGGTGGCGAAGCGTTTACCTCCATACCGGTGCAACATCGCTAGTTGGATGCCTTCTCTTATTGACTATAGGGTGCCAAAGCATGCTCCACGGCCTTCTGATCTGCCTGGACAGTCAATGGCCACAAGAAGCATATAGGATGTTCGACAAGAAACAAGCGGATTCCGGGCCCGCTTGAAGGACCGGAGGGCGCGCTGTACGGGGCCGGAATCCGGCCGCGGCGGCAAGGGCCGTTGGTCGGCCAAGCGCAAGATGAGTGTTGTTCTGGAGCTGCTCCGCGGCGCGGATCTGGAGTCCACGAGCCGCAAGTATGGGATGGTGTCCCTACCGCAGTTGAAAGTTGCGCAGCGGTTCATGATTAGTTTACGCCACCGCCTGCCGGGTGGCTGGCTGCAATCCATCAAGGATTGCCTTCAAGGCCCACAGGTCCCGATAGCCCATAATCTTTCGAAACGATTTTTCGATTTCTAAGAAGGCCGCGGCCGACCAACGCGCCGCCATGCCCGTCCGCCAGCGGCACACGCGACGCGTGCGATCGCGGACTCCGGAATGCGGATTATCGACAATGTTGCTGGTCGCCAAGCATCGATGCAGCGAGGGCAGAATATCCAGCCGGTTGATGGTGAAGCATTCCTCCAAGCCTTCCAGCAGCGCCGCGGCGGCATCCGGATAATCCTGTTCCAGCCAGCCGGCGATCTGGCGAAACTTGGCCATGCCGTCTTTCTGGTTCATCTTCCAGGCGGCGCGCATCAGCGAAGCCGTCTGCGCTTGCTGATGGCGCGGCAGCCGTCCGAGCACGTTGCGTAGTTTGTGATTTCTACACCTTTGGACGGGCGTCTCCGCGCCGAACACCGCGTTGATGGCCGTGCGCAGCGCTTTCGAGCCGTCAATGACGAACAGGCGCCGGCGTGAGGGATCGACCCCGTGATCCACCAGATGCTGGAGCAGATCCTTGGCGGCTTCGGCATTCTCGGTGGCTCCTTCGCGCAACCCCAGCACGTGCTTGCGGCCCTGAACATCCACGCCCACCGCGGCCAGCACACACTGATCCTGAAACTTCATGCCATCGATGTAGATGATCAGCAGATCGACCTCATCGAAGCGCCGTTCCATGAGTTGCTTCAGCGCGGCTTCGGAGGCCTCGATGGCTTCCCGGCTCACCGTCGATTTGGATACGCCCACCGTGTCGGCCATCTCCGCAATCACGTCCCGATATCGGCGTGTGGAAACACCGTTCAACAGAATCTGAAGTGTACTTAGCGGGAGTTGAGCGGACACCGGGGCACCGCGGCAGCGGTGCCTGAGGCGGCGTTCCGGTGGTAGATTTTGGGTTTCTCAAGACTCAGATCACCACGAAAGGAACTGACCGCCTCATGAGCACCAGAGAGAAGCTTATCAAGGCCCGCTTGGGGCTATTGGCCCTGGCCCAGGAACTCGACAACGTCCGCCTGGCCTGCAAGCGTGCCGGCATCAGCAGGAGCCACTGCTACGAAATCAAGGAAGCTTACGAAAAGTACGGTGCCGAGGGCTTGGCGCCGCAGCCGCGGCGTCGCCCTCGGATGCCCAACCAGACGCCTCCGGAACTCGAACAGCGCATCCTTGAGATGACCGAGCAATTCCCCACCTACAGCTATGTCCGCATCAGCGGCCAACTCCGCCTCATCGGCGTCGGCGTTTCGCCTTCCACGGTGCGCGCCGTCTGGCAGCGCCACGGACTCACTCTGCGCATCCACCGCCTGTTCTGGCTGGAGCAAAAGACCGCCGATCGCGGCGGCGTGCTGACCGACCGCCAGATCCGGCTCATCCAACTCCACCGCCGGCGAACGGTCGATCCCGAACAGCACGTCGAAGCGCCGTATCCAGGCTATTTGCTGTGCCAGGACACCTACTTCGTCGGCACCATCAAGGGCGTCGGCAAGATCTACATGCAGAGCGTGGTCGACGCCAATTGCTCGCTGGCGTTCGCCAAGCTGGCGCTGTCGAAGGCGCCGATGACGGCCGTGGACACGCTCTACGACCGTGTGCTGCCCTTCTGTGAAGAGAGCGGCGTGGCGGTTGAGCACATCCTCACCGATAATGGCAGGGAATACTGTGGGCGCGAGTTGCAGCATTTCTTTGATCTGTTCCTGGCGCTGAACCAGATCCAGCATCGCCGCACCGAAGTGCGCTCGCCGGAGACCAACGGCTTCTGCGAACGCTTCCACCGCACGGTGAAGGAGGAGTTCTTCTCGGTGGCCTTCCGCAAGACCCTCTATGAAAGCCTGGACCAGCTCCAGGCCGACCTGGACCGATACCTGGATTTCTACAACCGCCAGCGAGCCCATCAGGGTTACCGCACGAAGGGAAGGACCCCCTACCAGGCCTTCTCAGATGGTTTGGCTTTGCTGCCTCAGCGGGAGGCAGCATGAGATAGAATCAACCCACCGGAACGCCTCCCGGTGTCCGGCAATCTCCCGCTGAGTACACCTCTTCTTCAGGAGCCGGCTCAACTTGCATCGGATCATTTCCCGAGGTCTTCATCGGCAGGCCGGAGCCGGGCGAATCCATCGCGACAATCAATTCCAGCTCCTCGCGCAACTCATCCATCCTGAGTCCCCCACCCCGGCAAAGCGACAGGCGCTCGAGTCTGTCCCGCAAAGGGTCGCCGGCGGACAGGATCTTGAGGGCCCGTCGGATCTGCTGATGCAGGACCGCAATCCCCTGCTTGAATTCTCTCCATTGGGCATCCAGCAGATCCGCCTCCAGCTGTTGCCCTTGTGTCTGCCCCAGATCCTCTTCTTCGCTTGCGGTCACAGTTGTGGCGCCCCGCCCGGTCGTGGCGCGATGTTTCCCCCTTTGCGCTTTCCTGACCCCGGCGGCCTTCGTCGGCCCCTGTTCTGCCGCGTCGACCTGCCCGCCCGTGTTCACCATCCAGCGCGCTTCGGCCAGCTTCATCAGCCTCTCGGCCACTGCGTCCGCATGCGCGATCTCTGCCAGCAATCGAAGAGCACGTTCCCGCAGCGCGGTGACTAGCTCGGCTCTATTCGGCACCGACAAGATCTTTATCCTCCCACGAGAGAATGCGCGCATAGGCTTCCGCCACCGCTTCCATCAACGGCCGCGTCGCCTCCACCAGCAGCGAAGCCGTGATGTAACGCTGGCTGACGTCCGCCATCAGACTGTGCCCCAACGCAATCCGCGCCAGGTCCGGCGTCGCCCCCGCCTCGGCCAGACGCGTCCGCATCGTGTGTCGAAGATGATGAGCCGATACCACGCCCCGCTTGTCGTCTCTCACCGTCGTGATCGGCTGACCCTCGAGCACCGGCGACGGAAATACCCAGCCCTCCGCAGTGGGCGGGCATTGCCGCTTCCATCTTTGCAGGACATCGATCAGCCGCTTGGACGCGGCCACGCTGTAGGACCGGCCCCCTTTGGCAACGGCAAACCGGATTACGCCTCGCTCCAGATCCACGTCGTTCCAGCGCAGATACTGCACACTGGCTGCCCGCGCGCCTGTCAGCAGCAGGGTCAGCCACATCACGCGCTTCATCGGCCGCAGCCGCTCTACGGCCTCCCACCACGACCTCAGCTCATCGTCACTCAAAGCCCAGTCGCGAGGCCTGGGCGTCGCAATGTCCACGGCCACCGTCGGCGGCGGCGGCAGATCCGTCTGAACACGTGCCGCGTAGCGGTAAACGGCGCGCAACGTCCGGTAGACGCTCGATGCCGTTGCGACGCCGTGGTGCCGGGCGATCGCGTGGTAGCGGGCTCGAACGTCAGCGCGGCTGTTGCCCAGGTCCTCCAACGTGCGCCCCTTCCAGTCGCTTAAGTAACGGTCCAGATGCTCCCGATACAGCTTCTGGGTCTTCGGCGCGAGGTTCTTTTCGTTCAGGTACTGGGCCCACGCCGCCTCAAGCGTTACGCGGCCGTCTGGCGGCGCGGGCTTCAGGTCGCGCCAGATCTTTTGGGCTTCCCGCCGCGCCTGAGCAAGCGTCATGGTGCCTAGCACCCTCTGGACAAGCCGGCCATTGACCTTGCGCTGTACCAGATAGCTTTTCGTCTTCGCGCGGCATCGAATGTACAATCCCATCGAGCCCTCAATC
Encoded here:
- a CDS encoding IS481 family transposase, which produces MSTREKLIKARLGLLALAQELDNVRLACKRAGISRSHCYEIKEAYEKYGAEGLAPQPRRRPRMPNQTPPELEQRILEMTEQFPTYSYVRISGQLRLIGVGVSPSTVRAVWQRHGLTLRIHRLFWLEQKTADRGGVLTDRQIRLIQLHRRRTVDPEQHVEAPYPGYLLCQDTYFVGTIKGVGKIYMQSVVDANCSLAFAKLALSKAPMTAVDTLYDRVLPFCEESGVAVEHILTDNGREYCGRELQHFFDLFLALNQIQHRRTEVRSPETNGFCERFHRTVKEEFFSVAFRKTLYESLDQLQADLDRYLDFYNRQRAHQGYRTKGRTPYQAFSDGLALLPQREAA